Part of the Desulfuromonas acetoxidans DSM 684 genome, ATCTGTTACTGACGCCGATCGGTGCCGGCACGGTCAACACCAATGCCAACGAAGGTGGGGTTGGTGGCGGTAACTCGGTTGGTCCGGGTGAGGCCATACGCGCCGACTTTGTTGTCGATCTCACCGGTGATCCTAAAGGGACGCCTTATACCGATGCCGCCAATCAGGACCATGTGTTTGACAGTCATTATGAGGTCAATGGCGCGTCCGCCCTGTTTACCCACACGGCTGGCAGTACCGTCCTGATCAAGGCCTACGATGATGCCGATGGTAATGACGTTGGTGATGGTGTTCAGGATGACATTACCGCCATTGGTATCAGTTATGGCGGTGAAGAGATCTTCGTCTCCTCGGCACTCGGCAACAGTCAAACCGTGACACTGGATGGTAATGATTTTGATGTTACGTTTGATGGCTCAGACGTTCAGGTTGCCGGTGTTTTTGAAGGTGTGGCCTTGTCAGCATTCACCGCAGATGGCTATAACAGCATCGAGTTCTGGCATGATGGCGGAGAGACATTTAAAATTGGTGACTTCGGGACGACGGTCACCGAGCCTGGCCAGTCGGTTGAATTCTCTGTGCCGCTGGATATCTACGATGCTGACGGCGATATGGCTGCCGGAACCATTGATGTTGTTTTGACACCGGACAGTGATATTGGAACAGCCAGTACTCTCCAGGCACTGATGGTCGAAGACCCGATGATTTACGAATTCAGTGCCAACGGCGGCGAAGGTGATCTGGTGATTGACGGTTTCGATGTCAATCAGGATGTCATCCGACTCACCGATGTTCTTGATCTCGATACAGATGGGAGTCTGGACAGTGGTGATGTTTCGGTTGGTGTTTTTGCCGATGGCAATGATCTGGTACTGACCATCAGCGGTCAGGATGGCGTTGATACCAATGTCACTCTGGCTGATGTCGGCTCTTACCAGGGCGTTGACAGTCTGGACAGCCTCGCTCAGGCTGGATTCCAAGTGGAGTACAGTAGCTGATCTTCTCAACCCTCAATCAAAAAGCCCCGCATTTTGCGGGGCTTTTTTTATTCTTCTTCAGATTCAGACGGGTCTTTTTTCTTGTCCTTCCGCACGGGAAGGTCGCACTGCTGTGGACCTCAGCCCATACCGATTTTAGGAAATACCCAGCGGTTGAGAACAAACCAGATCGCCACAATGCCCAACAGAGGCCAGATGGAATCCATTATTAAGTGCTCCTATTCTTTCGGGCTCGTTGATAGTTAGAGCCTTTAGAATAGCAGGACTGGGCATTTTACGCCATGCAAAACGTGATTGGATACCGAGCCGAACAGCACATCGCGGATTTCGCCGCTGGAATGGCGGCCAATGATCACCAGCGAGAAATTCTCTTCATTGGCTATCCGGCAGATGGTATCACGTGGTGAGCCGGTTTCCATCCGGGCAATGATCTCCAGCCCGGCGTTCTGCAGCAGCGTGGTTTGCTCCGCAAGAAACTTTTCGCCGGTTTTGGTGGCGTATTGACGCACCATATCAATCTGAAAGTCAGGAATCATACGGTAATCCATCTTGTCGAGATTGACGACGTGCAGCAGGGTGATCGGCGTGTTGAATTGATCTTTATGGTCGATCAAAGCCTGAACCGTCGCTTTACTTGTCACGCCATCACAGATAGGAACGAGAATTTTAAACGACATAACGATCTCCAGAAAAGGGAAAGCGGACTATTGCCCGTAACCGAACACCAATCGTGGCAGCAGGAGCACCGGATCGGGCCAGAACGTTAACAGTAGCAGAATTGCAATCTGAATCGCCAGAAAAGGCAAGACGGCTCGCGCCACATACAGCATGCTGCGATTGGCCACCGCACCGGAGATAAACAGGCTGACCCCTAATGGCGGTGTGCAGTAGCCGATGCCAAGGTTCAGCGTCATGATCAGGCCGAAATGCAGGGTGTCGATGCCGAACTGGTTGAGCAATGGCAGAAAGATCGGGGTGAGGATGATGGTGGCGGAGATGATATCCATGAACATGCCGACGAACAGCAGCAACACATTGACAACCAGCAGAAACGACCAGGGCGAATCAAAGTTACTCACCGCTGCCTGGGCAATTTGATCGGGAATCTGTTCAAAGGTGAGATATTCGCCAAACACCGACGCACCGGCAACAATGATCAGCAATGTTGATGAAGTCACCGCAGATGACACCACGACTTTTTTGATGTCTCGTATCTTCATGTCGCGATGAATGGCCAGCTCGACGATAAAGGCATACACGCAGGCGACGATCGCCGCTTCATTGGCGGTAAAAATCCCGGAATAAATGCCGCCGAAGATAATTACTGGCAGCATCAGAGCCCAAATGCTCTGGCGCAGCACCGAGACCACCTCTTTAAACTGCGGACGCGGACGCCGAGCCATGCCGTGGCGACGGCATGCCCACCAGGCATAAAATGACATGGCCGCCATGATCAGAAATCCGGGGATGAAGCCGGTTAGAAACAGGGCTTCAAGAGAATCCGTCGTGATCATGGCATAGAGGATCATGGCGATGGACGGTGGAATGATCACGCCGAGAATTGGTGCTGTGGTCATGACTCCAATGCTGAATTGCTCATCGTAGCCGTGATCAATCAATGCCGGAATCATGAAGCCGCCGATGGCCACCACCGTGGCAACGGTCGAACCGGAAATGGCACCAAAGAAGCCGCAGGCGAGAATGCCGGCCATGGCCAGGCCGCCGGGTAAAAAGCCAACCAGTACGTCAGCGGTTTTGATCAGTTTTTCAACAATGCTGCCCGTGGTCATAATGTTGCCGCACAGCACGAAAAATAGCACCACGATCAGGGCGAATTTGTCCATGCTGCGGTAAAGGATCTCAATAACGATCTGCGGATCGATGCCGACAATCAGGGTCAGCCCTGCCAGACCGGTAAAGAACAGTGCCATGAACACCGGAACTGTGGCCGCCATGGCACCGAGAAGCAGCGCCATTATCATCAGTTGCATGCTATCCATTGGCGGCCTCCTGGGTGTCGTCGCCGGACAGGTTGAAGACATCCTCGGTCAGCAACATGACGGTGCGAATGAACATCATCACCCCGACAATGGGCAGTATTGCGTAAAAGTACCACTCGGGGATCTGCAACGTTGCCGTGGTGGCGAATTCGTCGGCGCGAACTTCGACCATCATCTTCCAGCCCAGCCAGGTCAACATACCGGAAAAAACCAGCACTGACAGATGGTTGATAACATTGAAGAATTTGCGTGACACCGGAATGATCTGCGGGACAGCATCGATCCGGATCAGTGCGCGTTGTTTGATGGCCGCGCTGCAGCCGATGTAGGTGCAGAAGAAAATCGCTTTGCGGATCACTTCATCCGACCAATACAGGCTGTAAGGCGTGGCTTTACGCAAAATGATGTTGAGAAGTCCGGAAAGCAAAGCCACGGCCACGACAATCAGTAGTGACCAATCCTCGACAAACGAGAACGCGGCATCAATACGGCGGAAAAGTTTTTTTAGCATAAGGTTGTCCCGCAACGGTGAGGGTGATGAGTCAGGGCGCAACAAAAACGGCCGGAGGGAGTCCTCCGGCCGTTGGGCTGTTCGTTATGCGTTGGAGCTTATTCGGCCAAACGAGCTCGAACAGTGGCCAGATAGTCTGCGCCAATTTTTTCTTCCCACCTTTTATACACAGGTGCCGCCAAATCGACAAGTTTTTGCTTCTGATTGGCAGAAAGTGCATAAAAAGTGACACCGTTGGCTTTCGCTGCAGCGATTTGAGCTTCCTGTTGAGCACGGGTGCGCTGACGCGCCTTGGCGCTCTCTTCAGCAACAACTCTCAGGAACGTCGCACGCAAATCTTCCGGCAGCTTTTGCAGCCAGCGCTCGTTGATCATATGGATAAACAGGCCCTGAGCGTAATTGACTTCAGTGAAGTATTTGGCGATTTCAAACTTCTTGGTGATGTTGCATACCGTCGGCGTGTGATCCAGCCCGGTAATGACGCCGGTTTGCAGGGCTTGCGGCACATCCGGCCACGGCAGGGCGGTGAATTTGAGTCCCCATGAGCGGTAAATATCGGCATTGACCGGAGCCTGAGCGATGCGGAAGATGACATCCTTGGCTTCATCGAGGTTGGTGACCGGCTTGGTGGTGGCCCAGCCGTAGGTGCCGTAACCGGTGATATCGAGAACGCGGACTTTCTGCTTCAGACCACATTCACTGAACGGTGTGAACAGCTCCGGCGTTTCACGAAACTTGTCGAGCTTTTCAAAGGTGTCAATAACGTACGGCAGGTTGACGATCCCCAGTTTCGGGGCCAGGTTGGCTGCGGCAACCGACGATGACATCATGCCCTGAATGGCGCCCATTTTCAGCTTGCGCAGCACATCCTTTTCGCCGCCCAGTTGCGACAGCGGACGGAAATCGACATAGATGCGGCCATTGGTTTCCTGCCACACCCGGTCGCGGATGCTGTAACCAACCCCGACGCCTTCGATGGCCGGGTGGGACACGTTAGACAACAGATAGGTGTATTCGGCTCCGGAAGGGTCAAAATCCGGTTTCCATTTAGCCAACGGGTTGCCGCTGGCCATGGCTGATAATGGCATCAGGATAAACAGCAAGAGTGCCAGTAGTCGTTTCAATGTCATAAACGTTCTCCCCTTTAGGCGTGAAATTAATTTGACTCAGTAGGTGGTGCATGGTTTTAAAATAGCGTTTGTTTTTTCTATAATAACTGGTCGGGGAAGTGCAACGGAAAGACTTGGCCAGGACTCTTTTTTTGATAGTAGTAAAAAAAATTTGATATAAAAAAACGCCCTGCCGTTTTGGCAGAGCGTTTTGAATTGATTGCGGGATGATCGATAATCAGTCGAGCGTTGTTTGGACCTTTTTCAGATAGTCCGCCCCAATTTTTTTGCCCCACTTGTTGTAAACCGGTTGCGCCTTATTTTTCAGGGTCTGGCGGTCGGCATCGCTGAGGGTAAAGAACTGAACGCCGT contains:
- a CDS encoding universal stress protein, with translation MSFKILVPICDGVTSKATVQALIDHKDQFNTPITLLHVVNLDKMDYRMIPDFQIDMVRQYATKTGEKFLAEQTTLLQNAGLEIIARMETGSPRDTICRIANEENFSLVIIGRHSSGEIRDVLFGSVSNHVLHGVKCPVLLF
- a CDS encoding TRAP transporter large permease is translated as MDSMQLMIMALLLGAMAATVPVFMALFFTGLAGLTLIVGIDPQIVIEILYRSMDKFALIVVLFFVLCGNIMTTGSIVEKLIKTADVLVGFLPGGLAMAGILACGFFGAISGSTVATVVAIGGFMIPALIDHGYDEQFSIGVMTTAPILGVIIPPSIAMILYAMITTDSLEALFLTGFIPGFLIMAAMSFYAWWACRRHGMARRPRPQFKEVVSVLRQSIWALMLPVIIFGGIYSGIFTANEAAIVACVYAFIVELAIHRDMKIRDIKKVVVSSAVTSSTLLIIVAGASVFGEYLTFEQIPDQIAQAAVSNFDSPWSFLLVVNVLLLFVGMFMDIISATIILTPIFLPLLNQFGIDTLHFGLIMTLNLGIGYCTPPLGVSLFISGAVANRSMLYVARAVLPFLAIQIAILLLLTFWPDPVLLLPRLVFGYGQ
- a CDS encoding TRAP transporter small permease, giving the protein MLKKLFRRIDAAFSFVEDWSLLIVVAVALLSGLLNIILRKATPYSLYWSDEVIRKAIFFCTYIGCSAAIKQRALIRIDAVPQIIPVSRKFFNVINHLSVLVFSGMLTWLGWKMMVEVRADEFATTATLQIPEWYFYAILPIVGVMMFIRTVMLLTEDVFNLSGDDTQEAANG
- a CDS encoding TRAP transporter substrate-binding protein, with the translated sequence MTLKRLLALLLFILMPLSAMASGNPLAKWKPDFDPSGAEYTYLLSNVSHPAIEGVGVGYSIRDRVWQETNGRIYVDFRPLSQLGGEKDVLRKLKMGAIQGMMSSSVAAANLAPKLGIVNLPYVIDTFEKLDKFRETPELFTPFSECGLKQKVRVLDITGYGTYGWATTKPVTNLDEAKDVIFRIAQAPVNADIYRSWGLKFTALPWPDVPQALQTGVITGLDHTPTVCNITKKFEIAKYFTEVNYAQGLFIHMINERWLQKLPEDLRATFLRVVAEESAKARQRTRAQQEAQIAAAKANGVTFYALSANQKQKLVDLAAPVYKRWEEKIGADYLATVRARLAE